One Streptomyces lincolnensis genomic region harbors:
- a CDS encoding RNA polymerase sigma factor encodes MRTYAEAGRSWRDTIAAAQAGDRRALDELVEGWLPLVYNIVGRALNGHADVDDVVQETMLRAVDNLGSLRDPDSFRSWLVAIAMRQIRDRARRRTPAPLADPEPSQAADFAELTVLRLQLEGQRREVTEAVRWLDDEDRQLLSLWWLEVAGELTRRELAAAVGISRQHAAVRVQRMKERLETSRGIVRALDGACPDLRDMTGRWNGRPDSVWRKRLARHIRGCGYCGGTRERVVPAERLLVGIALVPIPVGFTLSLALGGKTAAAATAVSTSVGWSAKVLSALTKPAVAMTAGATIVAGGAYVVTQPPDAPPPRAATPTATTPAPAPPPDPAPAPTPSASPSATPTKKADLYGTVVDAVDRAPDPDARPAVLPHRPETGITSTGGAHAVMNHRGDGVTLTGRGYVLVRWQISPQYRAGSLVMPTWTGLKGRLFHVASGGGRRMDDPVSATDPSATGMGSATVGYAVPPPGTQQMWQNEYFYVDGAVTLTVNERGADYGLSVFPTTWDRAREDIGTGPPEGAKRYGLVRDTGEDDTPVPQYVTRATPADPATVPRDSRV; translated from the coding sequence ATGAGGACGTACGCCGAGGCCGGCCGGAGCTGGCGCGACACCATCGCGGCCGCACAGGCCGGCGACCGGCGGGCGCTGGACGAGCTGGTCGAGGGCTGGCTGCCGCTGGTCTACAACATCGTCGGCCGGGCCCTGAACGGTCACGCCGACGTCGACGACGTCGTCCAGGAGACCATGCTCCGGGCCGTCGACAACCTCGGCTCCCTGCGCGACCCGGACAGCTTCCGGTCCTGGCTGGTGGCGATCGCCATGCGCCAGATCCGGGACCGGGCCCGCCGCCGGACCCCCGCCCCGCTGGCCGACCCGGAGCCCTCTCAGGCCGCGGACTTCGCCGAGCTGACCGTCCTCAGGCTCCAGCTGGAGGGACAGCGGCGCGAGGTCACGGAGGCGGTGCGCTGGCTCGACGACGAGGACCGGCAACTGCTGTCCCTGTGGTGGCTGGAGGTCGCCGGCGAACTCACCCGGCGCGAACTCGCCGCGGCCGTCGGCATCAGCCGGCAGCACGCCGCCGTCCGCGTGCAGCGGATGAAGGAACGCCTGGAGACCTCCCGCGGCATCGTGCGCGCCCTGGACGGCGCCTGCCCCGACCTGCGCGACATGACCGGACGCTGGAACGGCCGGCCCGACTCCGTCTGGCGCAAGCGGCTGGCCCGGCACATCCGCGGCTGCGGCTACTGCGGCGGCACCCGCGAGAGAGTCGTACCGGCGGAGCGCCTGCTCGTCGGGATCGCGCTCGTCCCGATCCCGGTGGGCTTCACGCTCTCCCTGGCCCTCGGCGGCAAGACCGCAGCGGCGGCCACCGCCGTGAGCACCTCCGTCGGCTGGTCCGCCAAGGTGCTGAGCGCGCTCACCAAGCCGGCCGTCGCCATGACGGCGGGCGCCACCATCGTCGCGGGCGGCGCCTACGTCGTCACCCAGCCCCCGGACGCCCCGCCCCCGCGCGCCGCCACCCCCACGGCGACGACGCCCGCCCCCGCCCCGCCGCCGGACCCCGCCCCCGCCCCGACGCCCTCGGCCTCCCCGTCGGCGACCCCGACGAAGAAGGCCGACCTCTACGGCACGGTCGTCGACGCCGTCGACCGGGCACCCGACCCGGACGCCAGGCCCGCGGTCCTGCCGCACCGGCCCGAGACCGGCATCACCAGCACGGGCGGCGCGCACGCCGTGATGAACCACCGCGGGGACGGTGTCACGCTCACCGGCCGGGGCTATGTCCTCGTCCGCTGGCAGATATCCCCGCAGTACCGTGCCGGCTCCCTCGTCATGCCGACCTGGACCGGCCTCAAGGGCCGGCTCTTCCACGTGGCCTCGGGCGGCGGCCGCCGTATGGACGACCCCGTCAGCGCCACCGACCCCTCCGCCACCGGCATGGGCAGCGCGACCGTCGGCTACGCCGTCCCGCCGCCCGGCACCCAGCAGATGTGGCAGAACGAGTACTTCTACGTCGACGGCGCGGTCACCCTCACCGTGAACGAGCGCGGCGCCGACTACGGGCTGAGCGTCTTCCCGACGACCTGGGACAGGGCGCGGGAGGACATCGGGACCGGACCCCCCGAGGGCGCGAAGCGCTACGGCCTCGTCCGCGACACCGGCGAGGACGACACCCCGGTGCCGCAGTACGTCACCCGCGCGACCCCGGCCGACCCGGCGACGGTTCCCCGGGACTCCCGCGTGTAG
- a CDS encoding serine hydrolase domain-containing protein, translated as MHTRRRTTVLAASLVLALGAVPLAAPAFASPAPAQTSVSAKGTKTGPDTAALETALKNLPDKDGTFALVRVGGTDGGWRGSAGAHDLASGRAADPDARFRAGSTTKVVTAAVVLQLAAQGAVNLNAPVQRYLPGLFPRTFEPITVRQLLNHTSGIQPGDGLGDTFEEVYAHRFDTLPPRKVVASAMAKGPEFRPGREQHYLNINYTVLGLLIEKVTGHSYASEATRRVLRPAGMRDTYFPGTDPAIHGPHNRGYQAVKRADGSTEFLDVTEWNQADRWAAGDMISTTADLERLVHHLFRGDLVPRPQLKEMFTVPSRIKGATMSAGLQRFAFEGRVYWLKSGARYGYGTVVAATRDLSRTLVVSVGATDAKSEGMNPVTERIARAALK; from the coding sequence GTGCACACCCGCCGCCGCACGACCGTCCTCGCCGCCTCCCTCGTCCTCGCCCTGGGTGCGGTCCCGCTGGCCGCCCCGGCCTTCGCCTCGCCGGCACCGGCCCAGACATCCGTCTCCGCGAAGGGCACGAAGACGGGTCCGGACACCGCGGCCCTGGAGACGGCTCTCAAGAACCTCCCGGACAAGGACGGGACCTTCGCCCTCGTCCGGGTCGGCGGCACGGACGGCGGATGGCGCGGCAGCGCGGGCGCGCACGATCTGGCGAGCGGCCGTGCGGCGGACCCGGACGCCCGTTTCCGTGCCGGTTCGACGACGAAGGTGGTGACGGCGGCCGTCGTCCTCCAGCTCGCCGCTCAGGGAGCGGTGAACCTGAACGCGCCCGTCCAGCGCTATCTCCCGGGCCTGTTCCCCCGTACGTTCGAGCCGATCACCGTACGGCAGCTACTGAACCACACCAGCGGCATCCAGCCCGGTGACGGTCTCGGGGACACCTTCGAGGAGGTGTACGCGCACCGCTTCGACACCCTGCCGCCCCGGAAGGTCGTGGCGTCGGCGATGGCGAAGGGCCCGGAGTTCCGTCCGGGCCGCGAGCAGCACTACCTGAACATCAACTACACGGTCCTCGGCCTGCTGATCGAGAAGGTGACCGGGCACTCGTACGCCTCGGAGGCCACCCGCCGGGTGCTGCGCCCGGCCGGAATGCGGGACACGTACTTCCCCGGCACCGACCCGGCGATCCACGGCCCGCACAACCGCGGCTACCAAGCCGTGAAGCGGGCGGACGGCTCGACGGAGTTCCTGGACGTCACCGAGTGGAACCAGGCGGACCGCTGGGCGGCCGGCGACATGATCTCCACCACCGCCGACCTGGAGCGGCTGGTGCACCACCTGTTCCGCGGCGATCTGGTCCCCCGTCCGCAGCTGAAGGAGATGTTCACCGTCCCGTCGCGGATCAAGGGCGCCACCATGAGCGCCGGCCTCCAGCGCTTCGCGTTCGAGGGCCGCGTCTACTGGCTCAAGTCCGGCGCCCGGTACGGCTACGGCACGGTCGTCGCCGCGACCCGCGACCTCTCCCGCACGCTGGTCGTCTCCGTCGGCGCGACGGACGCGAAGAGCGAGGGCATGAACCCGGTCACCGAGCGGATAGCCCGGGCGGCCCTGAAGTAG
- a CDS encoding glycerophosphodiester phosphodiesterase, translated as MQKLTAVAHRGDPYRVRENTIDSLRSALERGADAVEIDVRLTRDGVPVLLHDDTLKRLWEHDRPLLSLSSDEVRGLTDGRVPTLAEALKATDGGRVMLDLPGTPDVRAAQRVVDVVRECRADDRVYYCAGAPAMLAVRRADAAAEIALTWTSLAPPRPALLAAVRPRWLNYRFPLVDRALAERVHTDGYLLSVWTPDTRRSMRRLVDMGVDSITTNRIDTLCALRDEG; from the coding sequence ATGCAGAAGCTGACCGCCGTGGCGCACCGCGGCGACCCCTACCGCGTCCGTGAGAACACGATCGACTCGCTGCGTTCCGCGCTCGAACGGGGCGCGGACGCGGTCGAGATCGACGTACGGCTCACCCGGGACGGCGTGCCCGTCCTGTTGCACGACGACACGCTGAAGCGGTTGTGGGAGCACGACCGGCCGTTGCTGTCGCTGTCGTCGGACGAGGTGCGCGGGCTCACGGACGGCCGGGTGCCGACCCTGGCGGAGGCGCTGAAGGCGACCGACGGCGGCCGGGTGATGCTGGACCTGCCGGGGACGCCCGATGTGCGGGCGGCCCAGCGGGTGGTGGACGTGGTGCGGGAGTGCCGGGCGGACGACCGCGTGTACTACTGCGCGGGCGCCCCGGCCATGCTCGCCGTGCGCAGGGCGGACGCGGCCGCCGAGATCGCCCTGACCTGGACCAGCCTGGCCCCGCCCCGGCCGGCCCTGCTGGCGGCGGTCCGCCCGCGCTGGCTCAACTACCGTTTCCCCTTGGTCGATCGCGCCCTCGCCGAACGCGTCCACACCGACGGCTACCTTCTCTCCGTCTGGACCCCCGACACCCGCCGCTCCATGCGCCGCCTCGTCGACATGGGCGTCGACTCGATCACGACGAACCGCATCGACACCCTGTGCGCCCTGCGCGACGAGGGCTGA
- a CDS encoding adenosine deaminase, producing MTDHLDVLVDPAPLDLHAFIASLPKAELHVHHVGSASPRIVAELAARHPDTKVPTDPEALVDFFTFTDFARFIDVYLSVVDLIRTPEDVRLLTYEVARDLARQQVRYAELTITPFSSTRRGIDERAFMDAIEDARKAAEAEFGTVLRWCFDIPGEAGLESAEETVRLATDERLRPEGLVSFGLGGPEIGVPRPQFKPYFDRAIAAGLRSVPHAGETTGPQTVWDALTHLRAERIGHGTSSAQDDRLLAHLAEHRIALEVCPTSNIATRAVRTLDEHPIKEFVKAGVLVTVNSDDPPMFGTDLNNEYAVAARLLELDERGVAELAKNAVDASFLDEAGKSRIRDEIDTYTAAWLAP from the coding sequence ATGACCGACCACCTCGACGTGCTCGTCGACCCCGCCCCACTCGATCTGCACGCCTTCATCGCGTCGCTGCCCAAAGCCGAACTGCATGTGCACCACGTGGGATCCGCCTCCCCGCGCATCGTCGCCGAACTGGCCGCCCGGCACCCCGACACCAAGGTGCCCACCGACCCCGAGGCCCTGGTCGACTTCTTCACCTTCACGGACTTCGCCCGCTTCATCGACGTGTACCTGTCCGTGGTCGACCTGATCCGCACGCCGGAGGACGTACGGCTGCTGACGTACGAGGTGGCCCGGGACCTGGCCCGGCAGCAGGTGCGCTACGCCGAGCTGACCATCACGCCGTTCTCCTCGACCCGGCGCGGGATCGACGAGCGGGCGTTCATGGACGCGATCGAGGACGCCCGCAAGGCGGCCGAGGCCGAGTTCGGGACCGTGCTGCGCTGGTGCTTCGACATCCCCGGCGAGGCGGGTCTGGAGTCGGCCGAGGAGACGGTGCGGCTCGCCACCGACGAGCGGCTGCGCCCGGAGGGGCTGGTCTCCTTCGGCCTCGGCGGGCCCGAGATCGGCGTGCCCCGGCCGCAGTTCAAGCCGTACTTCGACCGGGCCATCGCCGCGGGGCTCAGGTCGGTGCCGCACGCCGGTGAGACCACCGGGCCGCAGACGGTGTGGGACGCCCTGACCCACCTGCGGGCCGAGCGCATCGGGCACGGCACCAGCTCCGCCCAGGACGACAGGCTGCTCGCCCATCTCGCCGAGCACCGGATCGCGTTGGAGGTGTGCCCGACCTCCAACATCGCCACCCGCGCGGTGCGCACCCTCGACGAGCACCCGATCAAGGAGTTCGTGAAGGCCGGAGTGCTGGTCACCGTCAACTCCGACGACCCGCCGATGTTCGGCACCGACCTCAACAACGAGTACGCGGTGGCCGCCCGGCTGTTGGAACTCGACGAGCGGGGGGTGGCGGAGCTGGCGAAGAACGCGGTCGACGCCTCCTTCCTCGACGAGGCCGGCAAGTCCCGGATCCGGGACGAGATCGACACGTACACCGCGGCCTGGCTCGCCCCCTGA